CGCCACTCACTTGCTCAGACTTAGCAGTACCGTCTCCTGATCCTGAACCATCCGTATGTGTTGCGTTTACAAGCTGTCAGCAAGAACAAACTTGATAAGAGCGCAAATCCTGTTAATTTCTTTTTCATAACTATTCTTTCATAAAAAATGACCTAATAAAAACATTAAATCACTTAAATCTCTTTAGTATTACATCAACAATTACACAGGTGATAAGTTAAGTATTTTTTTGAGAAATCAATCTATATTTTTATATCTCTAATCGTTTATACAATTGGACTAAATGCTATGTTTTAGCAATTCTAAACTAGATTAAATTAGAAGATTAATTAAATTATCTATAGATTAAGCAATAATCCTTTATAATTACAAGTAGTTCTACCAAAAAAGCCGGACCTCAGTCCAGCTTTTATCTGTCTATTTCTACTTGGTCATAAAGTAGGTGATAATCACCAATACTGCTACGATACCCCAGGACAACGGCTAGAAACCCCAGCATATAACGCAGGAGAAAATAGGTAAATGGGAGATTTTCTTTCATGCTTTACTTTGCCTCATACCATGTACAGCCCTCATTTTCATCTGCGATGAGTGGGACAGCGAGTTCTACTGCAGATTCCATGGTTTCTTTAACCAAAGCTTTCATAGCTAAAAGTTCGTCGCTTGGCACCTCAAGGACGATTTCATCGTGTACTTGGAGGAGCATCTTGGTTTTATAGCCACCTTCTACCAGAGCCTTGTCTAAGTTAATCATAGCAATCTTGAGGATATCAGCAGCACTTCCTTGGATAGGAGAGTTTATGGCTGTTCGCTCTGCGAAGTTACGGACATTAAAGTTACGAGAATTGATATCTGGCAACTCACGACGGCGGTGGAAGAGGGTTGATACATATCCTTTATCCTTGGCTTCACGAACCACATTATCCATATAAGCCTTAATACCAGGATAACGCTCAAAATAGGTGTCAATATACTCCTTGGCCTTCTTACGGCTAATACCAAGGTTGTTAGAAAGACCAAAGTCAGAAATACCATAAACGATACCGAAGTTAACAGCCTTAGCGTTACGACGGTCGTTAGGTGTGACATCCTCTGGCTTTTCAATACCAAAGACACGCATGGCTGTAGAGGTATGGATATCCGCCCCCTCCTTAAAGGCTGCAATCAAATGCTCATCTCCCGAAATGTGGGCAAGCACGCGCAACTCAATTTGTGAGTAATCCGAGCTTAGTAGCACTGCGTCCTTAGTCGATGGGACAAAGGCCTTACGGATGAGACGACCCTGCTCCAAGCGAACGGGGATATTTTGCAAGTTAGGATCCACAGATGAGAGTCGACCTGTCTGGGTCAAATCTTGCATGTAACGGGTATGGATCTTACCATCCTCAAGGATATAATCCTGAAGCCCCAAGACATAGGTAGACTGAAGCTTAGTGATTTGGCGGTACTCTAAAATCTTAGCTACTATTGGAGCAATTGGTGCCAAACGTTCAAGGACATCCACTGCCGTTGAATAACCTGTCTTGGTTTTCTTAGTGTATTCCAAAGGTAGACCCATTTTTTCAAAGAGGATAACACCCAACTGTTTAGGCGAGTTAATATTGAATTCTTCGCCCGCCATTTCGTAGATGTCTTGGGTCAATTTGTCGATGACTGCTTGGTTTTCCACTGCCATCTCGTTAAGGGTTTGTCCATCGACCTTAATACCAGCCATTTCCATCTTGGCTAACACATTTGCCAATGGTAATTCCATGTCAAAGAGAAGCTCTGATTGGCCATGTTCAGCTAACTTTTCTAGCATGACCGGTTTGGCAACCTGAAGGACCTTGACTTTTTTTGCCAGGTGGCTGAGCAAGACCTCTTTTTCAGGAATGGCACGCTTAGCTCCCTTACCATAGACTACCTCATCTGTTTCCAGTGATAAATCTGTGTAGAGACGAGCAATTGTTGACAATTCATTGTCCTCAACAGTTGAGAGCAAATACTTGGCCAAACGGGCATCAAAATTAGCTGTCGGCAAGTCAATACCTAGATGGCTCAAAAGGACCTTACTGCGCTTGAAATCGTAGATATTAACAGCCTTAGAAAGAGCTGCTTGGAATGCTTCTGATTTGAGTAGGTCAGTATCTGTAGACGCATAAATCTGCTTTTCATTTCCCCAAGCAAAACCGATGATAGGTTCTGTGTGATAATTGTCACCGAGGAT
This region of Streptococcus thermophilus genomic DNA includes:
- the polA gene encoding DNA polymerase I, whose translation is MTNQKKLLLIDGSSVAFRAFFALYNQIDRFRNNNGLHTNAIYGFHLMLDNLLERIQPTHVLVAFDAGKTTFRTEMFADYKAGRAKTPEEFREQLPYIREMLAARGIAYYDLAQYEADDIIGTLAKMAENTSEAFQITVVSGDKDLIQLTDENTVVEISKKGVAEFEAFTPDYLMEKMGITPAQFVDLKALMGDKSDNIPGVTKIGEKTGLKLLLEHGSLEGIYDHIDEMKKSKMKENLINDKEQAFLSKTLATIDTQSPIEIGLDDTAFKGPNLEKLLAFYDEMGFVHFKNALRGEAVPQDFDVAYVEPSQVTADHFSSEDFFYFEILGDNYHTEPIIGFAWGNEKQIYASTDTDLLKSEAFQAALSKAVNIYDFKRSKVLLSHLGIDLPTANFDARLAKYLLSTVEDNELSTIARLYTDLSLETDEVVYGKGAKRAIPEKEVLLSHLAKKVKVLQVAKPVMLEKLAEHGQSELLFDMELPLANVLAKMEMAGIKVDGQTLNEMAVENQAVIDKLTQDIYEMAGEEFNINSPKQLGVILFEKMGLPLEYTKKTKTGYSTAVDVLERLAPIAPIVAKILEYRQITKLQSTYVLGLQDYILEDGKIHTRYMQDLTQTGRLSSVDPNLQNIPVRLEQGRLIRKAFVPSTKDAVLLSSDYSQIELRVLAHISGDEHLIAAFKEGADIHTSTAMRVFGIEKPEDVTPNDRRNAKAVNFGIVYGISDFGLSNNLGISRKKAKEYIDTYFERYPGIKAYMDNVVREAKDKGYVSTLFHRRRELPDINSRNFNVRNFAERTAINSPIQGSAADILKIAMINLDKALVEGGYKTKMLLQVHDEIVLEVPSDELLAMKALVKETMESAVELAVPLIADENEGCTWYEAK